Genomic window (Trichocoleus sp. FACHB-46):
GAGCAGTAAAGAGATAGCACACCTCGATTGCCGTAACCCCTTTTAGAAAAAGTATTGATGCTTTAAAGATTTCGCCTTGGCGTAATTTCGTCAAGATGAATTTCTATATTTTCGCCTTGTCGCCATTTCACCCAGGCACCAAGTAGAGCATCCACCAATTCAGATTTATCAATCTCAATGCCTTGGCGTTTAAGCTTTAGCAGTTCGTCTTCTACATCAAGGTCATTCTCGCGCTGCACATAGAAGGTACGCCCAATCCAGGCATCATCCGATCGCTTCCCGGTTGCTGGCCTGCCACGTTTTCGAGGCTCAGTCTGCGGTTGAGCTTGGGGCAAGGGGGCAACTTGAGGAGGTGAGGGAGTTGGTGCTTGTGAAACTTCTAGCTCTGGAACTACTGGCTCCTCACGGCCCTCAAACAATTTCTTGAATGGACTGCGGCTTTCCTTACTCACTTCAATACCTCACGTCCAACAGCTTCGTATTCTCTCCAGGCAATCCGACCATTGCGATCGCCAGTCTTATAAACAGGCACCCCCTCTAGTGCAGCCTTCTCATAAGCTGCAAATCTGCGAATCCCCTGCTTAAACATTGGCAGTTCTTCAAGTGCTTCCCTCGCTTGCTCTCCAGTTTTGCGAGGGCTTGGTGGAATAACCGTTAGCAAAATTCGATAGCGATCGCTCCCCAGGGACTTAAGAGTGTCCACAGTTTGCAGGAGGGCGTGCATCGCTAAGGCATCTGGAGTGGTGGGAAGGATGAGCAGGTTGCATCCATCAGCCAGAGCTTCCAAATCTTCTCTGCTCGGTCGGGCAGCAGTGTCGATAACCACATGCTCAAAGTTTCGGCTTTGCATTGGAGCCTGCATCAAGTCCACAACCTTAAAGGGCAATTCTCCCCGTTTAGCCCATCCAGTGGCACTACGGTTTGGATCACCATCAACAAGTAATGTGTTTCCCTTTTGAGACAGGAAGCAAGCGAGATGGATAGCTGTTGTGGTCTTGCCTACGCCACCTTTGAAGGACGCGACAGTAATGATCACCTTAAGATCCTCAGTTAGTCCTGATGGAAGTGTAAGGCGAATTGTTGAATTGGTCTATGGATGAAATCACAAAAATCTGAATATCTAAATTTTTAAAATTTTGAATTGGCGAAAATACAAAATGTTGTGCTTGTCATTATCAAATTTGCTCCTTAGAAGCGCTGTTCTACTTCGGTTATATTCGAGCAACTATCGATAGTTAGGAGCAAGCCAATGTCAGACTCAGAGCAATCCTGGGAGTGTATAGCTGAACTGGTTGGGCATTCAAGCTGGATTTATGGAGTTCCAATTACTTCAAATGGAATGTTGGCTAGCGTGAGTGGTCATATGATTCTTCTTTGGGATCTCGAAACCCAAGAGCTAAACGCTGTTCTAGAAGGTCATACAAAGACTATTCTTGCCCTTGATCGCAGTCCTGACAGTAGATTTCTAGCTAGCGGTGGCATTGATAAAATAACTACCTTATGGGATTTAGAGACAAAAGAACTAATTTGTACACTCGCTCACCGCAAGGATACGATTCATTCAGTTGCATTTAGCCCCGATAGTAAATTGCTTGCAAGTGGTGGGGAGAATAAATACAAGACTGTTAATGGACAGAAGACAACTATTTATCTTTGGGATATTGATAGTCAAGAGTTAACAAAAACCCTGTCAGGACACGACCTTAGAGTCAATAGTCTTGCCTTTAGTCCGGATGGTAAAACCTTAGCAAGCATAAGCAACGACCTCACAACTAGGTTATGGGATGTGGAGTCAGGAAGCCAAACACAGGTCTGGGCACTGGTCTTCTAATCAGTGAGACGTAGAATACTGATAGTGATTGGAGTTGAGCCATGCCCTGTCCTCACTGTCAAAGTTCATGCGTTGTAAAAAACGGGACCTATTCACTCAAGGATGGGAGTTCAGTTCAACACTTCCTCTGCAAAGGCTGTGGCAAGCGATTTAGCGATAAAACAAAGACTCTGATGGCTCGGCTGCGCACCCCTGCATCAATGGTATCGCTGGCCTTCAAGATGCGTAGTGAAGGGATGGGAGTGAGGGCAAGTGGTCGTGTCCTCGATGTCTCACATTCTACGCTCTTGCGATGGGAGGAGCGAATGGCAGGCCAAGCCTCACAGTGGTCTCCCAAAGCCCCAGACCACTGTGAGGTGACTCTGGAGCACGATGAACTCTACACTCGCGTCGGCGAGAACCTTCCCCCCCAGTGAGTCTGAAGGGTGGACCCTCACTACGATGGAACGAGAGAGCCGCTACTGGGTCACCGCACAGGTGGGACGAAGAGAACAAGACCTCTTTGAACAGGGAGTGAGAACGAGTTGGCAATGGGCGGCCCCTGCGCTATTCATTCGGTGGTTCAGCGATGGAGAACGGCGTTATGCTCAAGAACTTTGGGCTTTAGCCAGCATCCGGTTGCGCTACCCACAGGTGGCCCGTGCATATGGACATCTCAAAATGTGGCGCGAAGGGTTGGAAGTTGCCATCAAAATCAAAGGCTCTCAGGGCAGACCTCGGCGTCAATGGCTTTACCCCGATCATCCCTTTACAGCGGTCAGCTCAGCCAGTGAGGTTCATGCCAATCATTGTGAAGCGCTGAATAGTTCTATTCGTCGTCACTGTAGCGCCTATCGGCGACGGCAAAACCATTATGCTAAGACCCGAGCCGGGTTACAACGAGCGATTACGGTGCAGCAGTTGATCCATAACTGGATTAGACC
Coding sequences:
- a CDS encoding AAA family ATPase, whose translation is MIITVASFKGGVGKTTTAIHLACFLSQKGNTLLVDGDPNRSATGWAKRGELPFKVVDLMQAPMQSRNFEHVVIDTAARPSREDLEALADGCNLLILPTTPDALAMHALLQTVDTLKSLGSDRYRILLTVIPPSPRKTGEQAREALEELPMFKQGIRRFAAYEKAALEGVPVYKTGDRNGRIAWREYEAVGREVLK
- a CDS encoding WD40 repeat domain-containing protein; this encodes MSDSEQSWECIAELVGHSSWIYGVPITSNGMLASVSGHMILLWDLETQELNAVLEGHTKTILALDRSPDSRFLASGGIDKITTLWDLETKELICTLAHRKDTIHSVAFSPDSKLLASGGENKYKTVNGQKTTIYLWDIDSQELTKTLSGHDLRVNSLAFSPDGKTLASISNDLTTRLWDVESGSQTQVWALVF
- a CDS encoding IS1 family transposase (programmed frameshift), producing MPCPHCQSSCVVKNGTYSLKDGSSVQHFLCKGCGKRFSDKTKTLMARLRTPASMVSLAFKMRSEGMGVRASGRVLDVSHSTLLRWEERMAGQASQWSPKAPDHCEVTLEHDELYTRVGENLPPQESEGWTLTTMERESRYWVTAQVGRREQDLFEQGVRTSWQWAAPALFIRWFSDGERRYAQELWALASIRLRYPQVARAYGHLKMWREGLEVAIKIKGSQGRPRRQWLYPDHPFTAVSSASEVHANHCEALNSSIRRHCSAYRRRQNHYAKTRAGLQRAITVQQLIHNWIRPHFSLGKRTTPAMRMGFISQPVTMLEFLTTRGYIAITS